Below is a window of Streptomyces sp. NBC_01429 DNA.
GGACACACCACTCGAACAGCCGAGTGACTACCCGATGTTGTCTTATTTTATTGACGTCTGAGGGTGCGTCAGCACACGTACCGGCCCATCCGCACATGCCGGGCGCGGATGGGCATCTCGTAACGAGGCTCACAGGAATGACGAAAAGTCGCCGCCCGGTCACGCAATCGGCATCCTGTCGCGGGCGTCTCAGGGGTCGTGTCATACCCGAGGAGGAGGGCGCGCCCCGGCGGTCAGACCCAAGAGGGCCCCGGGAACGGGCACGAGGACGGACGCCCCGGGCGGTGCGCGGACGACACGATGGGGTCGTCCCCGCAGCGAGCCCGTCCCGACAGGAGATCCCCCCGTGACCACCACCCCGATCGCCCACCGCGCCACCGCGGTCGCCGCCCACGCCTCCGAGCTGTCGAAGGTCTACGGAATGGGTGAGACCCAGGTGGTCGCGCTCGACAAGGTGACCGTGGACTTCCGGCAGGGCGAGTTCACCGCGATCATGGGCCCGTCCGGCTCGGGCAAGTCGACCCTCATGCACTGCGTGGCCGGCCTCGACAGCTTCAGCTCGGGGTCCGTGCGGATCGGGGACACGGAGCTGTCCACCCTGAAGGACAAGCAGCTCACGCAGTTGCGCCGGGACAAGATCGGCTTCATCTTCCAGGCGTTCAACCTGCTGCCGACCCTGACGGCGCTGGAGAACATCACGCTCCCGATGGACATCGCGGGCCGCAAGCCGGACAAGCAGTGGATGGACCAGGTGATCAGCATGATCGGCCTGGCCGACCGGCTCGGCCACCGGCCCACCCAGCTCTCCGGCGGCCAGCAGCAGCGGGTGGCGGTGGCGCGCGCCCTGGCCTCCCGGCCCGAGATCATCTTCGGTGACGAGCCGACCGGGAACCTGGACTCGCGCTCCGGCGCCGAGGTGCTGGGCTTCCTGCGTAACTCTGTTCGAGAGCTGGGTCAGACCGTCGTCATGGTGACGCACGACGCCATGGCCGCCTCGTACGCGAATCGTGTGATTTTCCTCGCGGACGGCCGGATCGTCGACGAGATGGTCGACCCGACCGCCGACCGCGTGCTCGACCGGATGAAGGCGTTCGACGCCAAGGGCCGTACCAGCTGACGCACCGCTGGATCCGACGCTCCGTCAACCGGGTGTGTCAGCACCGCTCCCGGTCCTGTCCACCTGCCCCGGCCCCCTCCACACCAGGACTCCCACCATGTTCCGTACCGCCCTGCGCAATGTGCTCTCGCACAAGGCCAGGCTGCTGATGACCGTGCTCGCCGTCATGCTCGGCGTCGCCTTCGTCTCCGGCACCCTGATCTTCACCGACACCCTGGGCAATGCCTTCCGCAACCAAAGCGCCAAAAGCTACAAGGACGTCGCCGTCGGCGCCCGCGTCTGGGACACCCGCGGCGACGACAGCGACTCGGACTCGGATGCGGACGAGGGGACTCCCGGCGTCGACCAGAAGACCGTCGACCGGATCGGGGAGCTGCCCGGCGTCGCCTCCGTCACCAGCCGGGTCAGCGGCTTCGCCGGGGTCGGCGACCCCGACGGCAGGCTGATTGGCAACGGCTGGTCCAACACCGGCGGCAACTTCGCGCCCGGCAAGGACGGCAAGGACCCGGCCTACGACTTCGCCGAGGGCACGGGCCCGGCCGACGACGGCCAGGTCGCCCTCGACAAGGACACCGCCTCCAGGGGCGAGTACAAGGTCGGCGGCAAGGTACGCGTGGCCACCAACGGGCCGGTGAAGGAGTACACCCTCAGCGGGATCTTCACCACCGAGGACGGCGCGGTCAACGCGGGCGGCAGCCTGGTGCTGTTCAGCACGGACGTCGCCCAGAAGCTCTACCTGGAGCCCGGCTACTTCAGCGAGCTCGCCGTCACCGCGGAGGCCGCGGCCTCGCACGACGAGATCCGCGCCGCGATCGTGAAGCTCCTCCCCAAGGGCTCCGACGTGGCGACGGGCGAGCAGCTCGCGAGCGACCAGGCCAAGGACATCGAGAACGGCCTGTCCAGCCTCAACCAGATGCTGCTGGGCTTCGCGGGCGTCGCGCTGTTCGTCGGGGTCTTCCTGATCTCCAACACCTTCACCATGCTGGTCGCCCAGCGCACCAAGGAGCTGGCGCTGCTGCGTGCCGTCGGCGCCTCGCGCCGCCAGGTCAAGCGCTCGGTGCTGATCGAGGCCGGGGTGGTCGGGGTGGTCGCCTCCGCGGTCGGCTTCGTCATCGGGCTCGGTCTCGCGATCGGACTGCGCTCCGCGATGGGGCTGCTGGACGCCAAGGTTCCCGCGGGCCCGCTGATCATCTCGTCCACCGCGGTCATCGCCGCCTTCGCCGTCGGTGTGGTGATCACCGTCCTGGCCGCCTGGCTGCCCGCCCGCAAGGCCGCGAAGATCCCGCCGGTGGCGGCGATGGGCAGCGCGCACCTGGCCGCCACCACCAAGTCGCTGGTCGTCCGCAACTCCATCGGCGGCCTGCTGGCGCTGATCGGCTCGGCCGTCATCGTGCTCGGCGCGTCGGCCGACGAGGACGGCGGGTACATCATCGGCGGCGGCGCGTTCCTGACGATGATCGCCGTCATCGTGCTGATCCCGCTGCTGTCGCGCCCCGTCATCGCACTCGTCCGGCCGCTGCTCAGCTCGGTCTTCGGGGTCTCCGGCAAGCTGGCCAGTCTGAACGCCGTCCGTAACCCCCGGCGCACCGGTGCCACCGCCTCCGCGCTGGCCATCGGACTCACGCTGGTCACCACGCTCACGGTCGTCGCCATCACGGTCGGCACGGCCATCGACAAGTCGACGTCGGACAACATCAGGGCCGACTACCAGGTGTCGATGGCGGGCTTCGGCAACATCGACCCGTCGGCGGTCGACGCGCTGCGCGAGGCGCCCGGCGTGTCCGCGCTCTCGCCGCGGCAGATGACCTCGTTCGAGACCAAGAGCGGGTACGAGAACGCCAGCGCGCTCTCCTCCGCCGACCTGGAGAAGGTCTTCAGCCTCAAGACCGTCTCGGGCTCCCTCTCCTCGCTGGCGAAGGACGCGAACGCCATCGCGATCAGCGAGGAGGTCGCCAAGTCGAAGGGCTGGAAGCCCGGCGACACCGTCCCCGCGAAGTTCGGTGACGGCAAGACGGAGGATCTGAAGGTCGGCGCCGTCATCCAGCAGGTCGACTTCCTGGGCAGCGTGATCACCTCCACCGAGCTGTCCGACCGGCACGAGGCCAAGCCGTACATCACCGAGATCTGGGTGAAGACGGCCGGCGGCGAGAGCCGGGCGAACGAACAGGCTCTCGTGGACGCGCTCGGCAAGAACCCGGCGATCAGCGTCAAGGACATGGAAGGCATCAAGAACGAGTTCAGCGGCATGATCAACACGATGCTGAACATCCTGTACGGCCTGCTGGGGATGGCCCTGATCATCGCGGTCCTGGGTGTCGTCAACACGCTGGCGATGTCCGTCTTCGAACGGCAGCAGGAGATCGGCATGCTGCGCGCGATCGGCCTCGACCGCACCAAGGTCAAGCGGATGATCCGGCTGGAGGCCGTGGTGATCTCGGTCTTCGGCGCGCTGATCGGAGTGGGGCTCGGCACCTTCCTGGGCTGGGCGATCGGCCAGACCATCAAGGACAGCATCCCGAACTACGCGCTGGTCATCCCGTGGGACCGGATCGCGCTCTTCATGCTGCTGGCCGCGGTGGTGGGCATGCTGGCCGCGCTCTGGCCGGCCCGCAGCGCCGCGAAGCTGAACATGCTGACGGCGATCAAGACCGAATAGGACCGGCAGGCCGCCCAGGGCCTCGCTGACACGGAGGGCCGGATCCCGGGAACGGGGTCCGGCCCTCGCGCCGTACGGTGCGGGCTG
It encodes the following:
- a CDS encoding ABC transporter ATP-binding protein, which encodes MTTTPIAHRATAVAAHASELSKVYGMGETQVVALDKVTVDFRQGEFTAIMGPSGSGKSTLMHCVAGLDSFSSGSVRIGDTELSTLKDKQLTQLRRDKIGFIFQAFNLLPTLTALENITLPMDIAGRKPDKQWMDQVISMIGLADRLGHRPTQLSGGQQQRVAVARALASRPEIIFGDEPTGNLDSRSGAEVLGFLRNSVRELGQTVVMVTHDAMAASYANRVIFLADGRIVDEMVDPTADRVLDRMKAFDAKGRTS
- a CDS encoding ABC transporter permease, with product MFRTALRNVLSHKARLLMTVLAVMLGVAFVSGTLIFTDTLGNAFRNQSAKSYKDVAVGARVWDTRGDDSDSDSDADEGTPGVDQKTVDRIGELPGVASVTSRVSGFAGVGDPDGRLIGNGWSNTGGNFAPGKDGKDPAYDFAEGTGPADDGQVALDKDTASRGEYKVGGKVRVATNGPVKEYTLSGIFTTEDGAVNAGGSLVLFSTDVAQKLYLEPGYFSELAVTAEAAASHDEIRAAIVKLLPKGSDVATGEQLASDQAKDIENGLSSLNQMLLGFAGVALFVGVFLISNTFTMLVAQRTKELALLRAVGASRRQVKRSVLIEAGVVGVVASAVGFVIGLGLAIGLRSAMGLLDAKVPAGPLIISSTAVIAAFAVGVVITVLAAWLPARKAAKIPPVAAMGSAHLAATTKSLVVRNSIGGLLALIGSAVIVLGASADEDGGYIIGGGAFLTMIAVIVLIPLLSRPVIALVRPLLSSVFGVSGKLASLNAVRNPRRTGATASALAIGLTLVTTLTVVAITVGTAIDKSTSDNIRADYQVSMAGFGNIDPSAVDALREAPGVSALSPRQMTSFETKSGYENASALSSADLEKVFSLKTVSGSLSSLAKDANAIAISEEVAKSKGWKPGDTVPAKFGDGKTEDLKVGAVIQQVDFLGSVITSTELSDRHEAKPYITEIWVKTAGGESRANEQALVDALGKNPAISVKDMEGIKNEFSGMINTMLNILYGLLGMALIIAVLGVVNTLAMSVFERQQEIGMLRAIGLDRTKVKRMIRLEAVVISVFGALIGVGLGTFLGWAIGQTIKDSIPNYALVIPWDRIALFMLLAAVVGMLAALWPARSAAKLNMLTAIKTE